The stretch of DNA TAGAAGTTCCTCTGCCCACATCCCCTGAGGGGCTGGATCTGGTAGGCAATCTCAGAGCATGCGTAACACACTCTGGCAGGATTAGCTAAGCTGTTTATATTAATAGGGTCATCTGCTGCAGAGTCAGATCTTATTTTAGGGGACTGAGAACTTCTTCAGCTCATTATTTGTCCTGGGATGAGGATGATTTACCATGCAAAGTACCTGAATGTATTCACTGTGTCATGATGCAACTgcaacagaaaagcagcagtctAAAATTCCGTGCCATTCATGTCACATTCCCATCTGACTTCTTGCTCAGCACATTGTAATGATACAGTCACCTGAAATGTTTGTGATTTGGATCACTTTTAGAAGATAGCTTTCCAAGTACAaatgaagaggagaaggaatttGCTCAAAGCtacattttgcttctttttttttctctctctcttttttttacaattatAAGTAACTTTGTGTATGCATTTTATCTCATTGTTTTAGAGAATGAGCTAACATTTACAGTGAGAGGATCCTTTGAAGAAACCCAGACAGTTTCAGTGGGCTGTGACTCCCGCTCCCCTATCCCAGATCCCACTTTCTTCCACTATGCCAGATACAAGCAACCCTCCCTGGATGTTGCActcagaaggaagaggaagctTTCCGCCTTTGTACGTTACCCCAGAACATGGTAGACAACACAGACAGTCCTATGACCTGACATTTACGTGTGAGTAGGCAGCAAGAGgagaacatttctgttttaacCAAAAAGCACTCCATGCTCCCTTTCAGTGTGCTTGCATGTCATGTGGAGCAAGGAGGAGAAGTGTCCCTCTGACAATCCCTCTGAAGTCACTCCCCTCCGAGCAGGAAGTAGTTGGTGAGGTGAGTGCCTGCTGGCCATGGGGAATCCTTTGCAAGCTTTTTGAAATTCTTTCTGATTTGCAAGAAGCAGAAACCAAGGGCCACTTCTCTTTATACAGAGATAGCTGTTTTCTAACCTCCCTCCAATCTAGGGCAATGCATAGTGAAGTGAATTATTTGgagcaaaataaaatgggaaatccaagggagaagggagaagaagaaaaatgtctaaACTGTTGCTCATTATCCTTCTACTGTGCATGCACTTAACTAAGCTGGAAGTGACTGGGTGCCACTGGGACAGAGAGGTGAGGCTGCAGCCTGGGCCACTGCCACGGGAGGCAAACCTGAGCCACATGGATGGGGTGCTCTGTCTCTCTGGCTTCCCCTTGTATCTAACATTGTTACGTGAGAGGCTCTGGTTTCAACACTTATCTTCAGTAGTGGATCCTGCCAGAGATCTGAGCTGTAGCACTGCAGCTCTTCTGGTATTTATTTGTGTAGCTAATTAGTAGCAGGCAAGCTACACCTGAGTTTTATGAGAGAGAAGATGTGGACTACAGATGATAGTCCTAAAGTCTTAGTCTATTAAATCAGTGCACATCTCTGGGTACTGTTGAAATACTGAGAAGGGATCTCAGTTTTTTGAGATTTGGAGTTTTGTAGGTGTAATGATGACTCAAAAGATCAATATCTGAGTGGGGGAAAGGGACTGTTCTgaacaaaatattaatattcatCATTTTACCTTTTCgattttcagcacagaaaatttgATTTACTCCTTAAGGTGAAAAAATGGTAAGACATCTCTGGTTTTCCCCTTGCTTCTTTGTATTTAGATAGTTGTCAGACAAGTTCCAATCCCTTTGTTACTGCCTTTGTCCTGAATGCTGGTCCATCCTCATTTCAgactacaaaataaaatgcattcagTACATAATGTGAAGATTTTCAGTAACCAAGTTTTTGTAATGGGACAGGAAGTTAAGAAATTATGAACACACCAATTTTCTATTCATATTGTGCTGCAATCAATATTACATGGTAAGGGCCACTGTACATACTCTGATACCTCtacattttgctgaaaaatgcagattttcaaTAAAAGCAACATTTCAGAACTAATTGAAAAAACCCTTTCTGTTTCCCAAAAGGTCTCtttaactgttttctttcactaaaaGATCAAAATCAGAGTATCTGGGTACTTTAggatgccaaaaaaaaaaaaaaaaaaaaagtacctgcTCTTATTGTTTTAATGTCTgctcaaagagaaaaaagcaaataaattcaaTGAAGTGATTGACCATTTCTAGACCAAGGAACCACACAGTGTGTTTTGGAATATCATTCAGGCCTTAGTAAAATTTATAAGGTGAATATGTTACATTATGTACCATATAGTAGCAGGAGAGAGCTTCCAGAAAAGCAGGTGTATCTTCTATcatgctgtttattttcagtaaatatgCTATGAAACATACATACAGTTTACAGCTGTCAtttaaaaacttcttccttaGAACGGCTATGCAAGATTTTCATAGCAGCTTTCAAACCCCATATGCAGTGCTTATAAACATCAAAAGAACATCTGATCATGTAAATCTACAACTCCAGTAGAACGTTTCGCGGGTTATCAGTGGAAGTTTGCAGAACTTTTAAAAGCCACCTTTAAAACACTGCCCTCTGCAGGCGCCTGGATTTATGTCTGAAAAGAAACGACTGTTATTTGCAGCTATATTTAATTACAGGCATCTTtgacagggagaaaaaaaaaaaaattcctttcagtTCAAAGGCAGACGGACTGTTTTTCTCCAAGAACAAACCAGAACATTTAATATcttcctgctttgctttatATAGACCTGGTAGTGAAGGCATGTCTATTTATGAGGTAAAGCAATTAAAATGCTGGCTTAGACTACAGATGTGATGTATGATACCTGATCCGTGTTCCAGCCAGGATGACCTAGATGTACGCCTGGGGTTTGATCTGTGTGTCCAGGAACGGGATTTCATTTGCAAGAGGAAGAAGGTAGTTGCAGCCGCTTTGAAGGACATTCTCCACCTGGAAGAGGACTTGCAGGATGATGAGGTCTCTGAGACATAAttattctctgctttctgcacagATGAGTGTCCAAATATAGCATTGGTGGTCACATTTTCCTGGAAACCTTGTAGTTTCATGTACAAACTATAGCTGAgttcttttctctgtggctgACTTCTCTATTCTAGGGAAGAAATGAGTATTCATcagaaacattaataaaaagCCTGTAGCTCTGAAGCTAAAGAATCTAGCCTTGTGTTCAGTAGTAGCTTGCACCATAATGTAGAGAGAGGCTAGGTGCTCTCAGAACCAAAGCCAAAGTTTCTTTTAGGCCAGATCTACCCAGTGGATTCAGCGCTTCATTCCCTCATGGCTAAAACTGgactttattttgtttatccTTTGTGCCACCGCTTAGGTTCCCGTTGTGTGAGCACAGCACACTTCCAGTCTGACTTTGTCTGCTGTAGCATGTTCTTGCTCAGCAAACAGGTTTGATAACAGAGGTTTAAGGGCAGGGGAAAATCaggtgttgttttttttttttttttaattaggcaCCCATGACTGCGGTGTGAAGCCTAAACTCAAATGCAAACAGGGtaaattttgcttgttttgacCTAAACTGAGTTCAGCTTTTTTTGCACAGCTGGACCTTTCAAACAGAAGACCTTGCCTTTAAATGCCAGCACTAAGCCATGGGTGTTCCCTTCCCCTCAGGTATATAGCCACCCATACTTCCCTGCAGAACAATCTCTCTAGATTCTCCTGATGATTTGTACCTGACATTCCTTCACTCCAGTGTACCTGTGTTTACTGTTAAAGGAGCCAAttcatatttatgaaataattctttttctaaGACTTCCATCCCTATATTTCTATATGATCACAGAAGCAAATAATTGCAGCTCTCTTGCATACCTAGTACTGTATATACATATGTGGTAGGTGGAGTGAGCAtggtttctcttttcctccagcaACTGTAAAAGGGAATGGTGTCACCAGCCTCTGGTTTCAGGGATTCTGAACTGGCCTGTGCTCTTAAATCCATCAGTCATGACGTTTCTAGTATGGCCTGTGGATTAACTGTACAATAGTTTCAGCAAAGTTCAGGATAAAGGAGGTTATCACTGCTTGCATGGAAACCGTGAGACAGCACTGATATTTTCTGGTCTATTGTATCTGATAATAATCTGATTCAGATGAAAGAAGGTGCAATTTCCTCTAGTTTTTTTGCAACTTTTTGTTAATGGTTTTGAAATAGAGCACTGAAAATGTGATAATGGATTTCATGTTCTAATGCAGAGTTGCTTGACAGAGGTAAATATGAAGTATTTCTTACTCCTTACATGCCCCATTATTagttcatgtttttcttcacattGAACTGGTGGCATTTTTTTACTACTTTATCAGTGCTGTCTCTGTGCCTTCTCAGACCATGTCACTAAATGCATGTATTTTGGGATTGAACAGGTACCTGTGGTAGCAATCATGACAACGGGTGGTGGAACCAGAGCTCTGACAGCCATGTACGCTCACCTCCTCAGCGTGCAGGAAATGAATGTCTTGGACTGTGTCTCATATATCACTGGTTTGTCTGGAACAACATGGTAAGACCAAGATAAGTACACAGGAATTTTCCATAGATGACATCAGGAAGCGATCTTGAGTTGTATGATCTTAACTATcaagaaaaggctttttctttttctgctgtttttttgttgttgttgttgtttcttttagTGGGTATTTTCCCCACATTTGGAATTAATTAAATATGTGGATAGTACCAAACACATGGtgttttttcatgtaaatgaaGACATAATACACAAACCTTCATAACTTCCCAAAGCTCTGCTTCAGAACTCACACtttccctgtggtttttttgtgtggttttttttaggaCCATGTCAAACTTGTATGAAGATCCTGACTGGTCCCAAAAGGATCTCAAGGAAACACTCAATGATGTCCGAAAGCATGTActtaaaaataagtttgttaCTTGTTTTGCCCCTGATCGTCTGAAATACTATTTGAAAGAGTTGTGCCAGAGGAAACAGGAAGGACATCAGCTGTGTTTCACAGATCTCTGGGGACTCATCATTGAAAACATGTTACATGAAAAGGTACAATAACAGCACCTTTCTCTTCAGATTTGAATATCTAGTGAATACAGCAGTGAGGAAAGACATTAAATCCAAAAAATAGTtgagattggaagggacctctggagtTCATCTTGTCCAAGCAAGATCAGGAACGGCCAGCTACCCTGAACTATGGGCTTTGAATATCTCCACAGCTGAAGACTCCACAAATTCTCTGGGCGACACATGCCAACGTTTGGCCACCCCTAGACAAAAgaggttttttgcttgtttgtttgtttgtttttcttatagATGCCTAAAGCATGTGCCTTGGCAGTACCATTCATTATGTTTGTTGGCTGTATTATACAGATCTTAACATCACATCTGGTACAGAAAGGATGGGAATGAAAATAAGTAATAGGAAACTTACAGTATGAACAACTTCTAATTTATTCCTCACAGAATCTAAAAGAGGCTTACAAGAAGGTTGGAGAGGGACTATTCAGAAGGGCATGTAGGATAAGACAAGGGGGAAATGaccttaagctgaaggaggggagGCTTAGATTTAGGTATTGGGAAGAATTCTTCACTATaagggtagtgaggcactggaacatgttCCCAGAGCAGTTGTGGACTCCCTATCCCTGCAGGTGTTtaagaccaggttggatggagaGCATGGTTGAtctccatccaacctggtcttgtggaaggtgtccctgcctataGCAGTGGGATTGGAACTAAATGATTtttaagggcccttccaaccccaaccattctgtgattctgtgaattcaCACAGAATTCAGGCTCTATTTTAATCTTCATGAATATTTCTTTCCCACTAGGCCATTTATACTTTGGAATGAGAAAACATTCACCCTGTAATATGAATAACCCCACACACATCCACATTTCTACTTCCTGGTCACAGCACAGTGGTAGAGACTCCCTGGGACTCTGTTCAGGAGGGAGCTGCAAGTGTCtccacagccctgtcccctgACCAACAACAGCCCAAGGGAAAcctggtggcactggtggcacAGCCATCCTTCCACAGGCTGCTCTGGTGAGCAGGAgtacctgcagctctgcttgtAGGATCACACAAACCTTGGTTCTGCTCCCAAACCATCCTACCCTTTCCACCCTGCCTGAGTTCTGCAGCAGAAGGGCCAAGGCTCGCTGAACCTTAACTTTTCATGAGCCTTGTCTCTGTCACAGGTCTGatgaaaaggcatttttctggGAAGTCAGGGATGGGTTTACACTttcataatgaaatatttcctgtcaAGAGTGCTTTTCAAACGTTTCcagacattttttctgaaataaaaaatgtggaTAACAGCATTTTCTCCTTACCATATTCTTTCAACATGAATTTAGGATTATTTGTGTACTGAAGGgttggggcaggggaggggcagggatAGGGATGTGGCAGCACCTTTCAGAACTAAATGTGTGGGGAGCATCCTAGTTGGAGTCATGTGTGCACTGCGTTGTCAGAACCCAGGTTTAGATGAAGTGGGAGTCTCTTTGTGTCATCCAATTGTCCTCAGCTACTGTCATTCTTCAAAACAGGAGGACTGCCATAAGCTCACAGATCAGCAGCAGGCACTAAATCAGGGTCAAAACCCCCTGCCCATCTACCTCTCTCTCAATGTGAAGGATAAAATCAGCGACCAGGATTTTAGAGGTAACAATATTCCAGAAGTGTATTTAACATTTAATCCCAATTGGAGTCAATTTAGGATTAGATAAGGATATCAATTCAATGTACAAATACTCTCAAAGGCTAATCCACCTCAGAGGAGAAATTTAATAGTTAGTATTTTGAAGACCTTAGTGTAATTCAGTATTCAGGATCTAAAGCAGGACAATGGAAGACATTATGCACTTCTATAGAAAGTGTCAGAAAGTTTACAGAGACATATAGATTTAAGAGGACAATTTGTTCTGCATATTCACCACTGCTAAATGTACAGTAAATAAGTGCCTGCTTGCAAAGTGTGTTAATTAGAAACCAGTCTGCCTTAACCTGGCCAATATCGTATTTATTCAAATAAttgttcctctgctgctgtaatCAGTCTGTCTTACGCCTTTTCTTTTAGAATGGGTGGAATTCACCCCTTATGAGGTAGGATTTCCAAAATATGGAGCCTTCATTCGTGCAGAAGATTTTGGCAGCGAGTTCTTCATGGGTCGCCTGATGAAGAAAATCCCAGAATCCAGAATCTGCTTTTTGGAAGGTGATTTGTTGTTCTGGGAAAatgtaatataatataatataatctGCTCCTGTACAAAGCCCTCTTCTGAAATTAAACAGTTAGTGTGTTTTTTATCTGCCTGGAGCAGTATGTGGTAAAATACTAGGACTGGTAACAGGTCACTATctgcaggattttttattttctctgtgatcTTATTCATCTTATCAGATGTATTGATTTCATCTATGGTTATGCTTACTGTCATGAGACCTTCACAGTACTTATATATCTTTGTCAGCAACAAAAGTTGTGTATCATTGCTGCTGAGTTAAATCATCAGTTTCTTTTGCAGCCTGAGTCTCTAAAATACACCTTTTTATCTACAAAGTTCCTGCCACATCTTGCCCTGATTAATTCTTAAGataacatttccatttcagagtGCAAATAAGTCGGaatgtttatctttttttctgtcttgcataaaaaaagtgaaagcagTAAGGAAATCTTTCTTCACTTTGCAAAAGCAATCTCTTGCCTCATTGTTCTTTCTACTTCCACCAACTgcataaaggaaaaaggaagtttcaggggtttttttgagaagttGAAACTTTTTGCTTGTGTGGAGATTTCACTACAGCTCAGGGTGAGGCATAAGGAAGCAACTCAGAATCTCTCTGTCCCTGGCTGCAATTTCAGATAGGGACCCAGGTCTTCCCTTGCATAATCAGAAGTGCTGTCAGGTCACCAGCCCCTTTCTACACCTTGGCACTTTCTTCCTACCTTCTCTAGAGTGATGCAGGgacatttctgtctctgttcccTGAAGTGTCCAGTGACATTTGACAGCAAATGTATTGCAAATTTAGGTTTACAGCAAATTTCTTTGCACcccatttattttcaaatatgtcACATATATCCTATGCCACAGGGGTCTGGAGCAGTGTATTTTCCTTGAATCTCATGGATGCTTGGTATATATCTGTTAATTCAGAAGACTTCTGGCACAAATGGACCCGAGACAAAATTGCTGACATAGGTGGGTTATTCttattatttgattattttgttttattttctcttttcttttttattcttttcctctgtgctgctaTTCTCTTACTGAATTTTACAAAGCCCTCTTGGAATGTTCTCTTCAGGGATTTCCATTATCCACATATAAACCAGAAGGAAATTCATGCCATGTATTACATATGGCAATTATTTCAGTTGTATGTGAAAAGAACCCACAGGATccattgcagaaaaataaaagagacaaTGGCCCTCTTATGAGATGTTTTCTGAGCACAAGGGTAAAACTAGAGAAAAATATCCCCATAAGTGGAAGATGCTCATGTAGCATTCCACAGTCTTCCAGATCCTCTCTCAGAAGTTGAAGCATCAGGGAAACAAGAGCAAACAACATCTTTTCATCTCTGAAGTCTACAAAGCATTGATGCAAACTTCAGTACTGTTGGAAGTCATTCCAAACTAGTCATGAGGATGAGATTTGCAAAACATAATAGAAAATTAGGAAAGATATGCAGGGTCAGATTTGAAGGACAAATACACAAGACAAACACattacaaagagaaaagatggCAAAGaagagaagtattttgaaaaggcTTATTTGTTTTATCTTCTAGCACTTGTAAGGAAGTAATTTCTGGTTGTTAAAACAAGGAGTCTGTATTTTCTAGTAAGGAACATTAATTATGTTTGTGTGGCTGAGAGATTGTTATTGTGTGGCTTTTCATGTGTCTGAGAGAGAAAGTGTGGCATGGACTAGCAAAGGAAGACAGTTAAGTGCAAGATATTTAATGGATAAAATCAtagcaaagcaaagaaatttcTAGTAGGTGAGGTGAACTCTTTTTGCTGTACAAACAAAGCCTTTATCACTGTGAagtgagaagaagaaagggatttttcaaagcttagccaaaaaaaaagttgagatTTGTGAAAATCCTGgaagtaaaaagagaaagaaattcaaGTTTTCCAAACATATTAAACCAAAGGATGACTGCACAGATTGACTTCAACAATGAAACAAACCACATAcataaactgcttttctttcttctgcagatGATGGAGCCCTATTCCCGACGAGACCAAATGAGCTGGATACTCGAGTGGTTTGTCCTACTGacagcttttcagaaattttccGAGATGTTGCAATGTTACGTCCAGCAGCCTCAGAAATCCATAACTTCCTGAAGGGCTTCCAGATAAACAATAACTACCTAGAGAGCGAGTTTTCCAAGTGGAAAGGTATGGTAACAGCACCCTGCTTCAAGTTACAGTTTAAACCAtccttgtgaaaaaaaaaatccttaaaaagtTACCAAGctaactgctttttttgtttcattccGATGTTCTGATAGTATTTGAAGCTGTTTGTcactgaaagctgaaattaagTAGCAGGGGAGGCttcaaaacaagtttttaaaaacaattcatGAAGTCTCACAACTGGTAGATGAGAAAAATCCCAGTTAGTCACCCAGCAcatctgctgctgtgccagccagccagcctgcATGCCTGCAGCAGGGCACTGGTGCTATCATACACTATCTCTTGCTCGGCCAATACTCAGGGGATGTGGGAGGGAGCTTCGGTTCCTGTTACATTTTTACTTCTAAGTAAGGTACAACCTTTGTGACACTATTCCCTGTTATCCAGGTagggaatttttttgttcagtctGGCACCAGATGTTCCACATACGATTGTAGCTGTGAGGCCACTCTCATAGTGAGGAAAGCACACAACATATTTAGTCTTTAGTGTGTTGACAGAGAGAGGTGCCATTTAATTTGTTTCAtattaacaacaaaaagaaaagaaaaggaaacaaaaaaaaccccacgcCAACATGATCAGAGTCACACACAAGATGCATTAAGTCTGTTCTCCTGAGCCCCAAGTTAATCGCTTCTAGTCAGAGGAAAGCCAAAGAAATTGCAGAGTAAAGATGAAAAGGGGAAGCCAGATGAGGAACTGAGAAATGACTGAACTGCAGCCATCAGCTATATAGGTAGGTCTAGGACCCAAGAGAAGTTGAAGTCTCTTTTTGTTAACAATAGACTTTCCTCAGCACCTCCCTTGCGTTGGGCACTTCCTCTGAAAAAACGTGCTTCTTTCCTAGACTGTGAGCTGGACTCCCAGCCCAACCACCTGACCACAGCAGCAGACTACCTCATCCTGATTGATactgcatttgcctttgctaCCAGTTACCCACCCCTTATGAGGCCAGAAAGGAAGGTGGAtgtcattttgcatttcaactACAGCTCAGGTTCACAGACAGGGGTGAGTCTTGCACATTCTTCTTTAttgatttctctgtttcatcACTGAGTTGCCAGAATGGCTGATCCTCTACTCACAgaaacttttgttttttcccaatATCTGGGAAGTGTTAATAAGTTAACAGTCTACTGTTAACTGGGGGTCACATATCTTTATGGAACACTGCAaatgttttcaggaaataatAAGTTAGTAAACTCTATCTGCTCATTTTTACATATAAGTCGTTTTAGCTGATTTGAAGGCAGTCAGATGTGGAATGAATGAAGCTAATTGTCTTTAAACACTGTCTAATATTTCTCAATGCAATCATACATATTCCTATGCAAGGAAAAATGTACCTTCAGGACAATATAACTGCAACAATAGAAGGGTTTGATGCAAACCCAGAAGACCAGATATGCAAATAAATGCAACAACAGTTTGTGTTTAGGAATGTTAAATTCCTTAGGAATAAAAAGTTGTCTAAGGCAACTTTTTCATAGCCAAATGTGGCATGTAGATTTTCGAAGACAGGCACATATACTCAGATCCATCTCACTTAACTCTGGCCTTCCAAGTCTTGACTCCATAAACAACCTACACCTAAATTGGGTGTGTACCATAATCTGTCAGAACCTGTCACTTACCCCACAAATATTCCCAGTGAAATTAGGTTTTGGTCAAATTCAAAGTTCTTCCCATATgttctgatgttttcttttgttttgttttcctcttgtgGCAACCAGCCCCTGAAAGATGCCTCTAAATACTTTGCAAAACAGGGAATTCCTTTCCCTACAAAGGTGCCAGATGATCAGGAAACTCCACATCTGAAGGAATGCTACATTGTTGGTGATAAAGAGAGCCCAGAAACACCTATTGTGATATTTTTCCCTCTAGTAAATGACACCTTCAGGGAATACAAAGCACCTGGTAAGTTTATGGTTACCCATCACATtaacagaggcagcagccactttctttctctttttttactggATAATAACTGCTCTTCAGATCATGCTGTAATAACAGACTTGAACCCTCTTTGCTTAGATCTGAACCAGAtaaagaaacttaaaatatGTGACTTTTCCTAAACAGTAGAGAAGCATCTGGAATCAGCCTTtggcaaatattttcctcttcagattttttttttggcttttcatAAGCAGACTGTACTTAATTGAGGAAAAGAATATTCTGTTTACCGGCAGTAGCAGAAATTAGCAGCGGTAATTTCCTCTCACACTTGTCATCCGCTCCTGTTAGAGAATGCTCTGAGGAGCCTAAGGATTTcattgtttgaaataatttccaggCTTACAGTTAGGCAGATAACCTTGTAAAAAAAAGCATGCAGAAGCAAAGTGATGGAAATGTAACATGGAGGTATAGCAAAGTGATGAAACTACAACACTGAGCCATTCCAACAGTGTCTGTTCACTTTGAAATTTAAAGAGTTTCAATAGCAACATTGCCAGTCACTTCTAAACAGGTGAATTCTGAGTTCTGGTACCATATCCCACATGCCATACTACTCTGTTGGCACCAAAGTCTCAGTTACTCCTTCTCCAGATGCTAAAATTCCTAACTCAGATTGTGAGTTCACTTCAAAGCCCCACAATGTACTTGAA from Corvus cornix cornix isolate S_Up_H32 chromosome 5, ASM73873v5, whole genome shotgun sequence encodes:
- the LOC104698601 gene encoding cytosolic phospholipase A2 epsilon-like isoform X4, producing the protein MLIRQIFNVLEITVSDDDIIRDDDRAIVLFDVAKIPLGERVFTSFPLNPEGKEELEVEFVLESIQGPPETIITNGAIVCREEACLEVYLDGRMQKKRFSENELTFTVRGSFEETQTVSVGCDSRSPIPDPTFFHYARYKQPSLDVALRRKRKLSAFCACMSCGARRRSVPLTIPLKSLPSEQEVVGEHRKFDLLLKVKKCQDDLDVRLGFDLCVQERDFICKRKKVVAAALKDILHLEEDLQDDEVPVVAIMTTGGGTRALTAMYAHLLSVQEMNVLDCVSYITGLSGTTWTMSNLYEDPDWSQKDLKETLNDVRKHVLKNKFVTCFAPDRLKYYLKELCQRKQEGHQLCFTDLWGLIIENMLHEKEDCHKLTDQQQALNQGQNPLPIYLSLNVKDKISDQDFREWVEFTPYEVGFPKYGAFIRAEDFGSEFFMGRLMKKIPESRICFLEGVWSSVFSLNLMDAWYISVNSEDFWHKWTRDKIADIDDGALFPTRPNELDTRVVCPTDSFSEIFRDVAMLRPAASEIHNFLKGFQINNNYLESEFSKWKDCELDSQPNHLTTAADYLILIDTAFAFATSYPPLMRPERKVDVILHFNYSSGSQTGPLKDASKYFAKQGIPFPTKVPDDQETPHLKECYIVGDKESPETPIVIFFPLVNDTFREYKAPGVKRSPSEMAEGEVDVANACGPYYINNLSYSEENFDKLVNLSYYNVQNNKDLILQALRTAVERKKQCKKEQALQKPPDGCGMCVPDREGTQHLADCPAPGNMK